A part of Rhinoderma darwinii isolate aRhiDar2 chromosome 1, aRhiDar2.hap1, whole genome shotgun sequence genomic DNA contains:
- the PRSS57 gene encoding serine protease 57, whose amino-acid sequence MKYLILLATLCMLPISGAHRIVGGREARAHSRPYMVSLQIRGQSFCGGALIYPNWVLTAAHCMENTRVDTVRVVLGAHNLRNPDRFVQVLNIQESFMHPEYNPTTFQNDINLLKLNNSADITSSVRNIRLPLNNSDVNPGSPCSVAGWGQVTDFGTLPRALMETDVNVISREACNQLWNQSFFDSMLCAASPGPRNKGFCSGDSGGPLECGNRVEGVVSFSGFSCGDPRTPDVYTRVSAFLPWIQSVISRP is encoded by the exons ATGAAATATCTTATTTTGCTGGCAACCCTGTGCATGCTGCCAATTTCAG GGGCACACAGGATTGTTGGAGGTCGAGAAGCCAGAGCTCATTCCAGACCATACATGGTTTCTCTACAGATCAGGGGACAGAGTTTCTGTGGAGGAGCTCTAATCTACCCTAACTGGGTTCTCACTGCAGCACATTGCATGGAAAACAC ACGTGTGGATACAGTACGTGTGGTACTTGGTGCTCATAACCTGCGTAACCCAGACAGATTTGTTCAGGTGCTGAATATCCAGGAATCATTTATGCATCCTGAATACAACCCTACAACTTTTCAGAATGATATAAACCTCCTAAAG TTAAATAACTCAGCTGATATAACTTCCTCTGTGAGAAATATCAGGCTTCCTCTCAACAACTCAGATGTGAATCCCGGTTCTCCTTGCTCGGTGGCTGGCTGGGGACAAGTGACTGATTTCGGAACCTTGCCCAGAGCTCTAATGGAAACAGATGTAAATGTGATCAGCCGCGAAGCTTGTAACCAGCTTTGGAATCAGAGCTTCTTTGATAGCATGCTGTGTGCTGCTAGTCCTGGACCACGAAACAAAGGCTTCTGCTCT GGTGATTCTGGAGGCCCCCTTGAGTGCGGGAACCGAGTAGAAGGAGTGGTGTCATTTTCTGGATTTTCCTGTGGAGACCCTAGGACTCCAGATGTGTATACTCGAGTTTCAGCCTTTCTGCCTTGGATTCAAAGTGTGATAAGCAGGCCTTGA